In Ruminococcaceae bacterium R-25, one genomic interval encodes:
- a CDS encoding CYTH domain-containing protein — METEVKLAFKDKDSLFKVALSEDFRKFLGDSDPETMLLENSYLDTTDMKILKRNASVRQRHVKGTEDYFEETVKFRGGASGGLHRRFEWNVRHEGKFSIEDFKSLAKEHGDPVKLLDIVFDGVENDDLTVLCFNSFQRTVYELEYKSSKIEACFDSGLIKNSDGSKTDEICELELELIQGDEDDLKELSGLISSKFDCHPLDKSKFQRTLELAKRG, encoded by the coding sequence ATGGAAACTGAAGTAAAGCTTGCGTTTAAAGATAAAGACAGTCTTTTCAAGGTAGCACTGTCAGAAGATTTCCGTAAGTTTTTAGGGGATTCTGATCCTGAGACGATGCTTCTCGAAAACAGTTATCTCGACACAACTGACATGAAGATCTTAAAGCGCAATGCGTCCGTAAGGCAAAGGCACGTTAAGGGTACAGAAGATTATTTTGAAGAGACAGTAAAGTTCAGAGGCGGCGCTTCAGGCGGTCTTCACAGAAGATTTGAATGGAATGTAAGACACGAAGGAAAGTTCTCTATTGAAGATTTTAAGAGCCTTGCAAAAGAGCATGGTGACCCTGTAAAACTTTTAGATATTGTTTTCGATGGTGTCGAAAACGATGACCTCACAGTTCTTTGCTTCAATTCATTTCAAAGAACCGTTTACGAACTTGAGTATAAATCTAGCAAGATCGAAGCATGCTTTGATTCGGGGCTTATCAAAAATTCAGACGGTTCAAAGACTGATGAAATATGCGAATTAGAACTTGAATTGATCCAAGGCGACGAAGATGACCTCAAGGAATTATCAGGCCTTATCAGTTCAAAATTCGATTGCCATCCGTTGGATAAAAGTAAATTTCAGAGAACGCTCGAATTAGCAAAAAGGGGATAA
- a CDS encoding ACT domain-containing protein: MNSEKNTAVVTVLGKDRVGIIADVSRLLADYGININDISQTILDDIFTMVMMVDLKDLVIEESDISDKLTELGKKLGVQITIQHTGLFNAMHTI; encoded by the coding sequence ATGAACAGTGAGAAGAATACAGCCGTTGTAACGGTTTTGGGTAAGGACAGAGTCGGTATCATTGCTGATGTTTCCCGTCTTTTAGCTGATTACGGCATCAATATCAATGATATTTCACAGACTATCCTTGATGATATCTTCACAATGGTCATGATGGTCGACCTCAAAGATCTTGTAATCGAAGAATCCGATATTTCAGATAAGCTCACAGAACTGGGCAAGAAGCTCGGCGTACAGATCACTATCCAGCACACCGGACTTTTCAATGCTATGCACACTATCTGA
- a CDS encoding glycosidase, producing MWYEESVFYQIYPLGFCGAPFENDGILENRILKVIDWIPHMKKLGINAIYFSPVFESDTHGYNTRDYGLIDKRLGTNDDFKKVVDALHKEGIRVVLDGVFNHVGRGFWAFKDVQEKRWDSPFKDWFHISFEGNSNYNDGFWYEGWEGNYDLVKLNLRNPAVIDHILDKVNYWIDFFDIDGLRLDVAYCLDHEFLRRLREFTDSKKNDFFLLGEVLHGEYGRMLNDMHLHSLTNYQCYKGIYSSFNSANMFEIMHSLMRLFGPEDWTVCRGAHLLSFADNHDVTRIASILSDERNLPLVYTLVYTMPGIPCVYYGSEWGTKARKEEGDPALRACFEKPEWNSLTDHIAKLSEIKKDSRALNYGGLRIVVLTNKQCIFERNSGDQRVMVAINMDDNPYTAHFDAGCGQAKELISGTIHDFGGGSTLQPKSSEIWLMER from the coding sequence ATGTGGTACGAAGAATCAGTGTTCTATCAGATCTATCCTCTGGGTTTCTGCGGAGCGCCTTTCGAAAATGACGGTATATTGGAAAACAGGATCCTTAAAGTTATCGACTGGATCCCTCATATGAAAAAGCTCGGCATCAATGCCATCTATTTTTCGCCCGTATTCGAATCCGATACTCACGGTTATAACACCAGAGATTACGGCCTGATCGACAAAAGACTCGGTACCAACGACGATTTTAAAAAGGTGGTTGATGCTCTTCATAAAGAAGGGATCAGGGTTGTTTTAGACGGCGTCTTTAACCATGTAGGCAGAGGCTTCTGGGCTTTTAAAGATGTCCAGGAAAAGCGCTGGGATTCACCTTTCAAAGACTGGTTTCATATCTCATTTGAAGGCAATTCCAATTATAATGACGGATTCTGGTATGAAGGCTGGGAAGGTAATTATGACCTCGTAAAGCTTAACCTCAGAAACCCTGCTGTAATCGACCATATCCTTGATAAGGTAAACTACTGGATCGACTTTTTCGACATTGACGGATTAAGACTTGATGTCGCATATTGCTTAGATCACGAGTTCTTAAGAAGACTTCGTGAATTCACAGATTCCAAGAAGAACGATTTCTTCCTTTTGGGAGAAGTCCTTCACGGCGAATACGGCAGGATGCTTAACGACATGCATCTTCATTCTCTTACAAACTATCAGTGCTATAAGGGAATCTATTCATCTTTCAATTCAGCCAACATGTTCGAGATAATGCATTCTCTCATGAGGCTATTCGGACCTGAGGACTGGACAGTCTGCAGGGGAGCGCATTTGTTATCTTTTGCAGATAATCACGATGTAACAAGAATTGCTTCGATCTTAAGCGATGAGAGAAATCTCCCGCTTGTATATACACTTGTATACACAATGCCCGGAATACCTTGTGTTTACTATGGTTCAGAGTGGGGAACAAAGGCCAGGAAAGAAGAGGGCGATCCAGCGCTCAGAGCTTGTTTTGAAAAGCCTGAATGGAATTCTCTTACGGATCACATAGCTAAACTTTCCGAGATCAAGAAAGACTCCAGAGCCTTAAATTACGGTGGCCTCCGCATTGTTGTGCTCACAAATAAGCAGTGCATTTTCGAGAGGAACTCCGGTGACCAGAGAGTTATGGTTGCGATCAATATGGACGATAACCCGTATACAGCTCATTTCGATGCAGGCTGCGGCCAGGCAAAAGAACTGATCTCAGGCACGATCCACGATTTCGGCGGCGGCTCTACATTGCAGCCTAAATCATCCGAGATCTGGCTCATGGAAAGATAA
- a CDS encoding ABC transporter family protein, whose protein sequence is MQNKVVTENKNTDNRSDKIKLYSIGAVVLLIAILVLANVLFEKILGKALTFDFSDNLSNSLSQVSIDYLDSLPADTKIQVVGLFEKPDNISGTPYQYIIPLLDDYVKNSKGKVTVEYVDPNVNPQIINQLDPTNSFDLQNNLESFVIKVNDNIKIVSPYDCYSYDSDYLSRGYYYVIGNNTEYTLTNSMYILTQGYSCKAYVVTGLAEKGNIYLSSILEGMAIEYNELPVSENFTIPEDCDLLILNGPNSDISEKMLLAMTEYVSKNGKLLVSVNFNLNNVGERYPRLNQLLNQININVDPALISENDPWHQLGGLTIDTSVNTVDDFKDYVKTGALHSSYARSVSAANPLKSNVAVYPVLVTSENASTVELDSSGNSIAGTSIDGKQFNVCMYAVGEGSDPVKAFVFGTTNFTSDEYISAYGLNDSNVTFIKSCIRELTSTKNVSVLDVATKNVDNYTINTDKATASASTAVLIVFMILIPLALVSAAVIIYAKRKSL, encoded by the coding sequence ATGCAAAACAAAGTAGTTACTGAAAATAAAAATACTGATAACCGTTCGGATAAGATAAAGCTCTATTCGATCGGTGCTGTCGTTCTGCTTATTGCAATTCTTGTTTTGGCAAACGTTCTTTTTGAGAAGATCCTGGGTAAGGCTCTTACTTTCGATTTTTCTGATAATCTGTCAAATTCATTGTCACAGGTTTCCATTGATTATCTTGATTCATTGCCTGCTGATACCAAAATCCAGGTTGTCGGACTTTTTGAAAAGCCTGATAACATTTCCGGAACACCTTATCAGTATATAATTCCGCTCTTAGACGATTATGTTAAGAACTCAAAAGGCAAGGTTACAGTTGAATATGTTGATCCTAATGTAAATCCGCAGATTATAAATCAGCTCGATCCTACGAATTCTTTTGATCTTCAGAATAATCTTGAGTCTTTTGTTATCAAAGTAAATGATAACATTAAGATCGTTTCACCTTATGATTGTTATTCTTACGATTCTGATTATCTTTCACGCGGTTACTATTATGTAATCGGAAACAATACTGAATATACTCTCACAAATTCAATGTATATTCTTACTCAGGGTTATTCCTGTAAAGCCTATGTTGTTACCGGCCTTGCCGAAAAGGGAAACATATATCTTTCTTCGATTCTTGAAGGTATGGCTATTGAGTATAATGAGCTTCCTGTTTCCGAGAATTTCACGATCCCTGAGGATTGCGATCTGTTGATCCTTAATGGACCTAACAGCGACATTTCAGAAAAAATGCTTCTGGCAATGACAGAATATGTCTCCAAAAACGGAAAATTATTGGTCTCAGTTAATTTCAACCTGAATAATGTAGGTGAGAGGTATCCCAGACTTAATCAGCTTTTGAACCAGATCAATATCAATGTTGATCCGGCCCTGATCTCAGAGAACGATCCCTGGCATCAGCTTGGAGGATTAACAATTGATACTTCCGTTAATACTGTTGATGATTTCAAAGATTATGTAAAAACAGGTGCACTGCACAGTTCTTATGCCAGATCTGTAAGTGCTGCGAATCCTTTAAAATCAAACGTTGCGGTTTATCCCGTTCTGGTTACCAGCGAAAATGCATCCACTGTTGAACTTGACAGCAGCGGAAACAGCATTGCCGGTACGTCTATTGACGGAAAACAGTTTAATGTCTGCATGTATGCTGTAGGTGAAGGTTCTGATCCTGTAAAAGCATTTGTTTTCGGTACGACAAATTTCACTTCTGACGAATATATAAGCGCATACGGTCTGAATGACTCAAATGTGACATTCATTAAATCATGCATCAGAGAACTTACGTCTACAAAGAATGTTTCAGTATTAGATGTTGCTACCAAAAATGTTGATAATTACACAATTAATACTGATAAGGCTACAGCTTCTGCTTCAACGGCAGTCTTGATTGTCTTTATGATCCTGATCCCGTTGGCTCTTGTATCAGCTGCAGTCATTATTTATGCAAAGAGGAAGAGCCTCTGA